A stretch of DNA from Candidatus Rokuibacteriota bacterium:
GGGCGCTCTCCTCGCTGCTCCTGGCGCCGCCGGCGCTCTACGTGCTGGCGAGAGACGGCTTCTCACCGGGCGCCCTGCCCTTCGTCGTCGCCACCGTCATCCTCCACAGCGTCTACTTCTTCGTCCTCGGCAAGGCGTACCAGACGGGGGACTTCTCCCTCGTCTACCCGATGGCGCGGGGCCTGGGCGTGGCGCTCGTGCCCGCGGGCGCCTTCTACTTCTTCAACGAGCAGCTCTCGGCGCTCGGCATCCTGGGCATCGCGCTGATCCTCGCGGGGATCTTCGCGCTCCACTGGCGGCGCGGCGCCTGGAGCGAGGATGCGCTCTTCAACTCCGGCACCGGATGGGCGGTCGCCACCGGATTCTGCATCGCGTCCTACTCGCTGGTGGACAAGGTGGGCGTGTCGCACATCAACCCGCTGCCCTACCTCTGGACGATGATGGTGGGCTGCTGCGTCTCCCTGCTGCCGCCGGTGCTGGCGCGCCGCGGCTCGCTCGCGCGCGAGTGGCGCGAGAACCGGGTCGCGGTGCTGCTGTCGGGGGTGCTGAGCCCGGGCGGCTATCTCCTCGTGCTCTTCGCCTTCCGGCTTTCGAAGGCGGGCTACGTCGTGGCGGGGCGCGAGGTCTCCATCGTGATCTCGGCGCTGATCGGGAGTCTCCTGTTCAAGGAGGGCGCCCTCGGCCAGCGCCTGGTCGGCGCCGCCATCGTCGCGAGCGGCGTCATCTGCGTCGCCCTCGCCCGCTGACGCGGGCCAACAACTCACTCCGGAAAGGACAACTCGACATGGCCACATACGCGGAGAAGTCAGCGGCCTTCCGGGCCCTGCATGAGCGCCCGGGGGCCTTCGTGATCCCGAACCCG
This window harbors:
- a CDS encoding DMT family transporter, with the protein product MTGAALMLVLGAAVIHATWNAMAKRARDPMAMLWWAGALSSLLLAPPALYVLARDGFSPGALPFVVATVILHSVYFFVLGKAYQTGDFSLVYPMARGLGVALVPAGAFYFFNEQLSALGILGIALILAGIFALHWRRGAWSEDALFNSGTGWAVATGFCIASYSLVDKVGVSHINPLPYLWTMMVGCCVSLLPPVLARRGSLAREWRENRVAVLLSGVLSPGGYLLVLFAFRLSKAGYVVAGREVSIVISALIGSLLFKEGALGQRLVGAAIVASGVICVALAR